A genomic stretch from Telmatocola sphagniphila includes:
- a CDS encoding protein-disulfide reductase DsbD family protein, whose protein sequence is MKHLLSLFLFSGLASITLAGEPHLKVSATFEPADAKPGQVVTLKIKAEMDPEWHTYPTVQQDKAAKDQVNKVLFDPNGPLVFVDKMIEPANPTIKEEPDLGIKAMHYYPGGGVWEKKVVISPNAPAGKLTTKFTFTVLTCDKNNCLPPKKVPLEVSLNVSGAPVPVDPKYKEDVAKALKK, encoded by the coding sequence ATGAAGCATCTTCTCAGCCTGTTCCTCTTTAGCGGGTTAGCCTCTATAACTCTAGCCGGCGAGCCGCATCTGAAGGTCAGTGCGACCTTCGAGCCTGCGGACGCCAAGCCGGGCCAGGTAGTCACCCTGAAAATCAAGGCCGAGATGGATCCCGAATGGCATACCTACCCAACTGTACAGCAGGATAAGGCCGCCAAGGATCAAGTGAATAAAGTGTTGTTCGATCCCAATGGCCCCTTGGTATTCGTGGATAAGATGATCGAACCAGCCAATCCCACCATTAAAGAAGAACCCGACTTGGGAATCAAAGCCATGCACTACTATCCGGGTGGAGGCGTCTGGGAAAAAAAGGTGGTCATTTCTCCTAATGCTCCAGCGGGCAAACTGACGACCAAGTTCACGTTCACCGTACTGACCTGCGACAAGAATAATTGCCTTCCGCCGAAAAAAGTTCCTCTGGAAGTCAGCTTGAATGTCTCCGGCGCACCCGTGCCGGTCGATCCCAAGTACAAAGAGGATGTAGCTAAGGCCCTCAAAAAGTAA